CCCGGGCGTTCGGTACGCACGTCGGCGTCCGCCCGGAGCGGTACCGCTCCAGCCCGGACGAGGTCCTGCTCGAAGTCTGGAAACAATTCACTCAGCGCGCGCTGGCCGCCGCCCAGGAGCACGTGCAGGTGCCTGGCCTGTGGTGTCCCTGCCCGGTGAACGGCATCCAGCGGCAGGGTGTCCCGCTCCATCACGATCACGCGCTCGAAGTGATCGGCGAGCGCGCGGGCGGCTGTCAACCCGGCCATCCCAGCTCCGACCACGACGGCCTGCTTCCCGATGGTAGCGGGCACCATGAGCACCTCCGCAATGCCGTCCATACCGCCGGCGGCACCGCCGCTGGCCCAACGTTCAATCGCACGTGAAGTGCCAGAGCAAGAGCTTCAGGGTTCAGGGCATCAGCATAGTCCGCAAGCCGTTACGGAACCGTCTGCGGTCGCGTTAGCAGCTAAAGAGGTCGCCCGACGTTCGTGCTAGAGTCCGTCCAGCATCACTCACCATGAGCCGACTAGCGCTGACGCTTCTCGGGGGATTTTAGGTCCAGGCGGGCACCGCCCGGCCGCTCACCGTCCCGACCAAGAAGGCGCAGGCCCTCCTGGCCTATCTCGCCCTCACCCCGGGCCAGACTCAGCCCCGGGATAAGCTGACCGCCCTCCTCTGGGCCGACGTTCCCCACGGGTCGGCCCGCAACGCGCTCCGTCAGACGCTCTTTGTCCTTCGTAAAGCGCTGGGCCCTGCCCAGGACACCACGCTCCTCGTGGGAGGCGGCGGGATCACGCTGCCGGTGGACGCGGTGCAGACCGACGTGGCGGCGTTCGAGCAGGCGGTGGCCGACGGCACGCCCGTCGCGCTCGAAGCGGCGGTCGGCCTCTACAGGGGCGATCTGCTGGCGGGGCTCACGGTCGTCGCGCCGACCTTCGAGGACTGGCTCATGAGCGAGCGCGAGCGGCTGCGTGAGCGTGCTGTCGAAGCTCACGCGCGGCTGCTCGCCCACCAGCGGGCCGTCGGGGCGACCGCCTCCGCCGTGCAGTCGGCGCTCCGGCTGCTGGCCCTGGACCCTCTTCAGGAAGCCGTGCACCGCACGCTCATGCGCCTGCATGCCCAGCTCGGGCGGCGCGACGCTGCGCTCCGCCAGTACCAGGAATGCGTCGACGTCCTTCGGCGTGAGCTGGCCGTCGAGCCGGAGGCAGACACCAAGGAGCTGTACCAGGAGATCCTCCGGCAACGCCCCCTACGGGCGGCAACCACGCCGAGCGTGACCGGGCCCGCCGAGGCGCCCCTGGTCGGGCGGGACGGCGAGGTCACGCAGTTACACGAGGCGCTGGCGGAGGCCTGGGCGGGACAAGGCCGCGTCCTCGCCGTCCTCGGCGAGGCTGGGATCGGCAAGAGCCGGTTGCTGGCCGAGCTTGCCGCCGAGGCCGGACGCCGTGGCGGAGCGATCCTGCTCGGGCGCGCCTACGAGACGGAGCAGATCTTGCCGTTCGGGCCCTGGGTCAGTGCCCTGCGGGACGCCGGCGTCGTGACCGACTCGCACGTGCTGGAGGGTGTAGGGAGCGAATGGCGGGCGGAGCTCGCACGCCTATTCCCAGAGCTGGCCGATCCTGGCCGGTCGGTAGCGTCCAACCCGGGGGACCAGATGCGCTTGTTCGAGGCTTTGGCCCAGTTGCTCCGGCGCCTGGCCGTCGCGCAGCCCCTCCTCGTCCTGCTGGAGGACGGCCACTGGGCGGACGACATGACACTCCGCTTCCTGGCGTTTCTCGGGCGCCGGCTCCATTCCGCGCCCATCCTGCTGGCCCTGAGCATTCGGGACGAGGAACTGCCCGACCACCCGCTCCTGCGCCGTACCCTCGACGAGTTGGACGCCGACCGCCGGCTGGTCTGCGTGTCGCTGGGGCGCCTGGAACGCGAGCCCACGACGACGCTCGTGCGCCTGCTCGGACGCGCGGACAGCCACGCGACGGCGCTGGCGCAGCGGGGCGAGCAGGTCTGGAGGGCCAGCGGCGGCAACCCGTTCATCGTCGTCGAGACCATGCGCGCGATCGGGTGTGGTGGTGTCGCCCTGGAACCTTCAGACAGCCTTCCGCTCCCGACGAACGTGCGGGACATGATCGCCCGGCGCCTGGAGCGGCTGAGCGAGCAGGCCCGACAGCTCCTGCGCGTGGCCGCAGTCATCGGGCGCGAGTTCGAGTTCACGCTGCTCCAGCGCGCGGCGGGAGTGGACGAGCCAGCGGCCGCCGAGGGGCTGGAGGAGCTCGTCCGCCGGCGCGTCGTCCACGGCGTCGGAGACCGTTTCGATTTCACCCACGAGCGAATTCGGGACGTGGTCGCCGCCGAGCTCCTCCCACCCCGGCGGCAGTGGCTGCACGCACGAGTCCTCGATGCGATCGAAACCCTCTATCAGGGAAGGCTCGGTGAGCACGTCGAGCGGCTCGCTCAGCACGCCGTCCGGGCCGAGCAACGGGATAAGGCCGTGCACTATCTGCGGCAGGCTGGGCTCCAGGCGACCGCGCGGTCGGCGCTTGAAGCCGCACGGGTCTGGTTCGAGCAGGCGCTGACCCTTCTCGGAGCGCTCCCGGAGAGTGAGCCGGCGCTGGAGGAGTCCTTCGAGATCCGACTCGAGTTGTGGCCGGTGCTGAGCGTGTTCGGCGAAGTCCGGCCGGCGTTGGAGCGCCTGCACGAAGCCGAGGCGCTCGCCGAACGGTTGAATGATGAGCGCCGGCGGGGGCGTGTCTGTGCGTTCATCGCGAGCGGCCACTCGTTGCTCGGCGAGCTGGGCGAGGCTCTAGCCTTCGGCGCTCGCGCACTGGCGATCGCACGAGAGCTGGGGGCCCTTCGGCTCCGAATCCTCGCCACCAGCTATCTGGAGCAAGCACACTACTTCCGCGGTGAGTACGAGCGGGTGGTAGAGTTGGCCACCGACAACCTCGCGGCGTTGCCCGCCGACTGGGTCCACGAGAGTTTCGGACTCCCCGGACCGGCATCAGTGCTGGATCGAATCTGGCTCGTCATGAGCCTCGCCCAGCTCGGCCGGTTCGCCGAAGCGGCCGAGCATGAAGGCGAAGCCCTTCGCCTCGCCGAGCCGACGCGCCACGGATACACCGTCGGCTGGGCTCACCTCGGCGCGGGCATGCTCCACACCCTCAAGGGCGACTGGTTGACGGCACGCTCGCTGATCGAGCATGGGATCGCACTCCTCCGGGCGGGCAACGTCGCCATCCTGCTTCCGTTCACGGCCGCCTTGTCCGCTCGGGTCCTCGCGCAGCTCGGTGAGCGGCGTGACGCGTTGGACCGGCTCCAGGAGGCCGAGCAGCTTCTCGAGCGCCAGACGGCGAGCGGGATCGTCGTCGGTCGCAACGCAGCCTCCTACATGCTCGGTCACGCCTGTCTCCTGCTCGACCGGCTCGACGAGGCGCGGAGCCTCGGCGAGCGCGCGGTGGAATCTCCGAGTCATCCCTACACGACCCATGCGCGGCACCTGCTCGGCGACATCGCGGCCCATCCTGACCGCTTTGATGCCGAGCGCAGCGAGGCCCACTACCGCGAGGCGCTCGCGCTCGCCGAGCGGCGCTCCCTGCGTCCGCTCGTCGCCCACTGCCACCTCGGCCTCGGCAGGCTCTACCGACGGACAGGCAAGCGCGAGCAGGCCCAGGAGCACCTCGACACCGCGACCACGCTGTACCGTGAAATGGACATGCGCTTCTGGCTGGAGCATGCGGAGTCGGAGGTGAAGCAACGCGCTTAAGGCACAGCACGACCTAGAGACAGCGCGCGGTGCTCTGGTACACGCGTGTCGAGACGACGCAGGTCCATGCGCGGCTTCGCCCGGCGCAGCTCAAGCAAACGGTGAGCTTCTGTGGGAAGGCCGGCCCACGACCGAGAACGCGCTTTTTGTCACCTATGCTCCCGGGTCAACATGTACACGCCGCGACATGCTGGTTACATGGCCAACAGCGCACCAAGGGACACCGGCGCGGCGCTCATACCCGGAGAACTTGCCCGGAGACATTGCCCTTGCCCACTGGCCAAAGTCCGTCTATCGTCTCGTCCTAGAAGCGCGGGCAAGGGCGCCGCACTGCGGCATCCACCCGCCGCTGCCGACGTTCAATCACCCCGTCCCGCGCCGCGTGAGGCAAGGGGCGGTTCCAAGCCCTGGGAGGCCCTATGGCAGCCGGCACCACCGCGAAGATCCTGCACGTCGACCTCTCCACCCGCGAAACCCGCGCCGAGATCCTGCCCGAGACGACCGTGCGCAAGTACCTGGGCGGCGGAGCGCTGGCGAGCTACATCCTCCTCCGCGACATGCCGGCCGGGGTAGACCCGCTCGGTCCCGACAACGTCCTGGTCTTCACCACGAGCGTGATCAACGGGCTCTCGCTGTCCGGCACCAACCGCTACACGGCGGCCGCCAAGTCGCCGCTCACGGGCGGCTACGGCGAGTCGGAGGCGGGCGGCTGGTGGGGGCCGGAGCTGCGCGCGGCCGGCTGGGACGCCGTCGTCATCCGCGGCAAGGCGGCCTCGCCCGTGTACCTCTGGATCAAGGACGACGTGATCGAGTTCCGTGACGCCGCTGCCTACTGGGGCCAGCTCTCGGGCGAGGTCCAGGACGGGATCGAGGCGGAGCTCGGTGACAAGCGCGTGCGGGTGCTCCAGTGCGGCATCTCCGGCGAGCGCGGCGTCCGCTTCGCCGCCATCGTGAACCAGCTCAAGCACTTCCACGGCCGGGGCGGGCTCGGCGCCGTCATGGGATCGAAGAACCTCAAGGCCGTCGTGGTGCGCGGCTCCAAGCCGCCGGTCGCCAACGACAAGGTGGAGGCCAAGGGCCAGCTGGTCTGGTTCAAAAACCACTACGACCGCGCCACCGACCGCTTCCACCAGGTCGGCTCCTCCGGCGGTGTGCTGGCGCTCGAGGCCAGCGGCATCCTGCCGACGCGCAACTTCCGCGACGGCTCCTTCGAGGGCGCCAAGGCCATCAGCGGCCAGACCATGCGCGACACCATCCTGGTCAACCGCGGCACCTGCTACGCCTGCGCCGTCGCCTGCAAGCGCGAGGTCGAGGTCAAGGAGCTGGGCGTCACGCCGAAGTACGGCGGGCCCGAGTACGAGACCCTCGCGGCCGCGGGCTCGCTCTGCGGCGTGGACGACCTCAAGATGCTGGCGCTCGCCAACCAGCTCTTCGCGCAGTACGTCCTCGACTCGATCTCGACGGGCGCCTCCATCGCCTTCGCGATGGAGTGCTACGAGAACGGCATCATCACCAAGGAGATGACGGGCGGGCTCGAGCTGACCTGGGGCAACGCCGACGCGGTGATCCAGCTGACCCACATGATCGGCAAGCGCGAGGGCATCGGGAAGCTCCTCGGCGAGGGCGTCAAGCGCGCCGCGGCCCAGCTCGGCAAGGGCGCCGACTGCTTCGCGCTCCACGTCAAGGGGCAGGAGCTGCCGATGCACGACCCGCGGGGCAAGAAGGGGTTGTCGCTGGCCTACGCGCTGTCCCCGACGGGCGCCGACCACATGGAAGCGCCCCACGATCCGCTCTACGCCGGCTTCCACCCCCAGGGCCATCCGCTGGGCGCGCTGGGACTCATCGAGCCCCTCGAGCCGCTCACGCTCGACTCGAAGAAGGTGCGCGCGTTCTTCGAGACCCAGAAGGTCTGGAGCGCGTACAACTCGGTCGGCATGTGCGACTTCGTCGGCGCGCCGCTCAACGCGCTCGGGCTGCAGCCCATGATGGACTACATCAACGCCGTCACCGGCTGGAACATGAGCCTCTACGAGCTCATGAAGGTGGGCGAGCGCAACAACACGCTGGCGCGGGTCTTCAACAACCGCGAGGGCTTCACGCCGGAAGACGACATCCTCCCGCAGCGCCTGCACGAGGGCATCGGCAACGGGGTGCTCAAGGGCTCGAAGATCGACCCCGACGAGTTCTTCGCGGCCCGCCGCACGTACTACGAGATGGCCGGCTGGGACCCCAGCACGGGGCGGCCGACGGCGGCCAAGCTCGCTGAGCTGGGCGTGGAGGACGCGGCGGCAGGGCAGAAGTAGGCCGCCGGCGCATTCGCTCCCGAGAAGCGGAGGGCCTCGTGGCTACCGCCTCCTTTCGCTTGCCTCGGACGGCGGGGCCCCAGCCCCGCGACGTCCTGCGGCTCGCACTACCATGACGTGCTGCCTGGTCCGCCCCGACACGTACCGCGACTCGGTCGAGTTGATGCGCGTGGCCGCCCTGGTCGAGAAGGTGCGCGGGGTGAGCCGCGCCGCGCTCATGATGGCGACGCCGGCGAACCGCGAGCTGCTCTCCGGCGCGGGGCTCCTCGACGCCACGGGCGCGGCCGCCGGGCCCAACGACCTGGTCGTGGCGGTCGCCGCGGTGGACCGCGCGGCGGGTGAGCGTGCGCTCGCCGAGGCGGCCCGTCTCCTCGACGAGCAGGCCGCCGTGTCAGCGCCCGCGGGCGACAAGCCGGTCCCCCGCAGCATCGCCGAGGCGGCGAGCGAGCTGCCGCGCGCCAACCTCGCCATCATCTCGACCCCGGGCGCCTACGCGACGGCTGAGGCCCTCAAGGCGCTCAAGCGCGGGCTCCACGTCTTCATCTTCAGCGACAACGTCCCCGTGGCCGACGAGGCCGAACTCAAGCGTCTCGCCGCGAAGAAGAAGCTCCTCGTGATGGGCCCGGACTGCGGCACCGCCATCCTCGACGGCGTGCCGCTCGGCTTCGCCAATGCCGTGCGGCGCGGGTCCATCGGGCTCGTCGGGGCCTCCGGCACGGGGCTCCAAGAGATCAGCTGCCTCATCGACCGCCTGGGCGAGGGCTGCTCGCAGGTGATCGGCGTGGGCGGCCACGACCTCGACGAGCGCGTGGGCGGTCTCATGATGCAGGCCGGCATCGAGCGCCTCGCGGCGGACCCAGGCACGCGCGTCATCGTTCTCGTCTCCAAACCTCCCGCCCCCGCTGTCGCCCGCCGCGTCCTCGACGTCGCCCGCAAGTCGGGCAAGCCCGTCGTCGTCAACTTCCTCGGCGGCGACCCCGCGGCCATCCTCGGGGCCGGCGCGATTCCGGCAGCCACGCTCGAAGACGCGGCGCGTGCGGCGGTCGCGCTCGCGCGAGGCAAGCGGGTCGCCGCGGCGCCGCTCGCGGTGGCTCCGAAGCTCGCGGCCGCGGGGCGGGCCAAGGCGCGACGCTTCCGCAAGGGCCAGTCTCTCGTGCGCGGCCTCTACAGCGGCGGCACGCTGTGCCAGGAGGCGGCGCTGATCCTCGAGGAGGCCGGCGGCCAAAAGCACACGACCGTCGACCTGGGCGACGACGAGTTCACCGTCGGCCGCCCGCACCCGATGATCGACTTCAGGCTGCGCAACGAGCGCATCCTGGCGGCGGCCGAGGACCCCGCCACGGCGGTCATCCTGCTGGATGTCGTCCTCGGCTATGGCGCCCACGCCGATCCGGCCGGCGCGCTTGCCCCCGCTATCGAGGCCGCGACCAAGGCTGCGGCCAAGCGCCGGCGCGGCCTCGCCATCGTCGCCTCCGTCTGCGGCACTCCCGCCGATCCTCAGGGCTTGGCGCGCCAGGAGACGCGGCTCGCGGCCGCCGGGGTGCTCCTGGCGCCGAGCAATGC
This genomic stretch from Candidatus Rokuibacteriota bacterium harbors:
- the fdrA gene encoding acyl-CoA synthetase FdrA — protein: MTCCLVRPDTYRDSVELMRVAALVEKVRGVSRAALMMATPANRELLSGAGLLDATGAAAGPNDLVVAVAAVDRAAGERALAEAARLLDEQAAVSAPAGDKPVPRSIAEAASELPRANLAIISTPGAYATAEALKALKRGLHVFIFSDNVPVADEAELKRLAAKKKLLVMGPDCGTAILDGVPLGFANAVRRGSIGLVGASGTGLQEISCLIDRLGEGCSQVIGVGGHDLDERVGGLMMQAGIERLAADPGTRVIVLVSKPPAPAVARRVLDVARKSGKPVVVNFLGGDPAAILGAGAIPAATLEDAARAAVALARGKRVAAAPLAVAPKLAAAGRAKARRFRKGQSLVRGLYSGGTLCQEAALILEEAGGQKHTTVDLGDDEFTVGRPHPMIDFRLRNERILAAAEDPATAVILLDVVLGYGAHADPAGALAPAIEAATKAAAKRRRGLAIVASVCGTPADPQGLARQETRLAAAGVLLAPSNAQAARLAASLVGHRRPAQTKG
- a CDS encoding aldehyde ferredoxin oxidoreductase family protein, whose translation is MAAGTTAKILHVDLSTRETRAEILPETTVRKYLGGGALASYILLRDMPAGVDPLGPDNVLVFTTSVINGLSLSGTNRYTAAAKSPLTGGYGESEAGGWWGPELRAAGWDAVVIRGKAASPVYLWIKDDVIEFRDAAAYWGQLSGEVQDGIEAELGDKRVRVLQCGISGERGVRFAAIVNQLKHFHGRGGLGAVMGSKNLKAVVVRGSKPPVANDKVEAKGQLVWFKNHYDRATDRFHQVGSSGGVLALEASGILPTRNFRDGSFEGAKAISGQTMRDTILVNRGTCYACAVACKREVEVKELGVTPKYGGPEYETLAAAGSLCGVDDLKMLALANQLFAQYVLDSISTGASIAFAMECYENGIITKEMTGGLELTWGNADAVIQLTHMIGKREGIGKLLGEGVKRAAAQLGKGADCFALHVKGQELPMHDPRGKKGLSLAYALSPTGADHMEAPHDPLYAGFHPQGHPLGALGLIEPLEPLTLDSKKVRAFFETQKVWSAYNSVGMCDFVGAPLNALGLQPMMDYINAVTGWNMSLYELMKVGERNNTLARVFNNREGFTPEDDILPQRLHEGIGNGVLKGSKIDPDEFFAARRTYYEMAGWDPSTGRPTAAKLAELGVEDAAAGQK
- a CDS encoding BTAD domain-containing putative transcriptional regulator — translated: MGGGGITLPVDAVQTDVAAFEQAVADGTPVALEAAVGLYRGDLLAGLTVVAPTFEDWLMSERERLRERAVEAHARLLAHQRAVGATASAVQSALRLLALDPLQEAVHRTLMRLHAQLGRRDAALRQYQECVDVLRRELAVEPEADTKELYQEILRQRPLRAATTPSVTGPAEAPLVGRDGEVTQLHEALAEAWAGQGRVLAVLGEAGIGKSRLLAELAAEAGRRGGAILLGRAYETEQILPFGPWVSALRDAGVVTDSHVLEGVGSEWRAELARLFPELADPGRSVASNPGDQMRLFEALAQLLRRLAVAQPLLVLLEDGHWADDMTLRFLAFLGRRLHSAPILLALSIRDEELPDHPLLRRTLDELDADRRLVCVSLGRLEREPTTTLVRLLGRADSHATALAQRGEQVWRASGGNPFIVVETMRAIGCGGVALEPSDSLPLPTNVRDMIARRLERLSEQARQLLRVAAVIGREFEFTLLQRAAGVDEPAAAEGLEELVRRRVVHGVGDRFDFTHERIRDVVAAELLPPRRQWLHARVLDAIETLYQGRLGEHVERLAQHAVRAEQRDKAVHYLRQAGLQATARSALEAARVWFEQALTLLGALPESEPALEESFEIRLELWPVLSVFGEVRPALERLHEAEALAERLNDERRRGRVCAFIASGHSLLGELGEALAFGARALAIARELGALRLRILATSYLEQAHYFRGEYERVVELATDNLAALPADWVHESFGLPGPASVLDRIWLVMSLAQLGRFAEAAEHEGEALRLAEPTRHGYTVGWAHLGAGMLHTLKGDWLTARSLIEHGIALLRAGNVAILLPFTAALSARVLAQLGERRDALDRLQEAEQLLERQTASGIVVGRNAASYMLGHACLLLDRLDEARSLGERAVESPSHPYTTHARHLLGDIAAHPDRFDAERSEAHYREALALAERRSLRPLVAHCHLGLGRLYRRTGKREQAQEHLDTATTLYREMDMRFWLEHAESEVKQRA